Proteins from a single region of Phycisphaeraceae bacterium D3-23:
- a CDS encoding phytanoyl-CoA dioxygenase family protein, which translates to MPTPPPIPAIEDATQQVERYGFAVVEDVLMPTRVDALTAGVERAAAQAAAQGDKTGYGFRDLFDAVPETRQLLQEPHVVRLVTQVLGPGAFAVRGLLFDKIDGANWHVGWHQDQAIAINHKHPPQGMPGAVPGFGPASIKNGVPHTRASAEILQHMLAVRLHLDDCGEDDGPLRCAPGSHTLGRLDPADSLRTLKRCGETTCTVGRGGALLMRPLCLHASSPATSPSHRRVMHIEFANCELPNPLDWHERRALSADGVCAKQAGTPTV; encoded by the coding sequence ATGCCAACACCACCACCAATCCCCGCGATCGAAGACGCCACGCAACAAGTCGAGCGCTACGGGTTCGCGGTCGTTGAAGATGTCCTGATGCCGACGCGGGTCGATGCACTCACCGCCGGCGTCGAGCGCGCCGCGGCGCAGGCGGCGGCCCAAGGCGACAAGACGGGCTACGGGTTCCGCGACCTGTTCGATGCCGTGCCCGAGACGCGGCAGCTTCTGCAAGAGCCCCATGTGGTACGGCTTGTGACGCAGGTGCTGGGCCCCGGGGCCTTCGCCGTGCGCGGGCTGCTGTTCGACAAGATCGACGGCGCGAACTGGCATGTGGGTTGGCACCAGGACCAGGCCATCGCGATCAACCACAAGCACCCGCCACAGGGCATGCCCGGCGCGGTGCCCGGGTTCGGCCCGGCGTCGATCAAGAACGGCGTCCCGCACACCCGCGCCTCGGCGGAAATCTTGCAACACATGCTCGCCGTGCGCCTCCACCTCGACGACTGCGGCGAAGACGACGGCCCGCTGCGCTGCGCCCCCGGAAGCCATACGCTGGGCCGGCTCGACCCCGCCGACTCCCTCCGCACGCTCAAGCGCTGCGGCGAAACGACCTGCACCGTCGGCCGTGGCGGCGCACTGCTGATGCGCCCGCTGTGCCTGCACGCCTCCAGCCCCGCGACATCGCCCAGCCACCGCCGGGTCATGCACATCGAGTTTGCCAACTGCGAGCTGCCCAACCCGCTGGACTGGCACGAACGCCGGGCGCTGTCGGCGGATGGCGTGTGCGCGAAACAGGCGGGCACACCGACTGTTTAG
- a CDS encoding sugar phosphate isomerase/epimerase: MKTPTRRQFLAASAATAAAATPGIAAAANTKADTMKLQDGDAPAFPEPAEGTTFGAPYGEPLFKISVAQWSLNQLFWDGDVDNRDYGKFVKETFGLDAVEWVNGFFKDKGTDFAYLREMKQRCDDAGVKTLLIMVDGEGALGDPDEAKRTQAIENHYKWVVASKLLGGHSIRVNAGSGGSWDEQRDRAADGLHRLTEFARGVGINVIVENHGGLSSNGQWLSEVMDQVALPEVGTLPDFGNFRIGNNDEYDKYKGMYELMRYAKAVSAKSWNFTGDGAHEAFDFRRIMRIVLAAGYRGYVGIEYEGSSHGKVEGVRLTQRLLEACRDEMSA; this comes from the coding sequence ATGAAAACCCCGACCCGCCGACAATTTTTGGCCGCCTCCGCCGCGACCGCCGCCGCGGCCACCCCCGGGATCGCCGCCGCCGCAAACACCAAGGCCGACACCATGAAACTACAAGACGGTGATGCCCCCGCCTTCCCCGAGCCGGCCGAGGGCACGACCTTCGGTGCGCCCTACGGCGAGCCGCTGTTCAAGATTAGCGTCGCGCAGTGGTCGCTCAACCAGCTCTTCTGGGACGGCGACGTCGACAACCGCGACTACGGCAAGTTCGTCAAGGAGACCTTCGGCCTCGACGCCGTCGAGTGGGTCAACGGCTTCTTCAAAGATAAAGGCACCGACTTCGCCTACCTCCGCGAGATGAAGCAGCGCTGCGACGACGCGGGCGTGAAGACCCTGCTCATCATGGTCGACGGCGAAGGCGCGCTGGGCGACCCGGACGAGGCCAAGCGCACCCAGGCGATCGAGAACCACTACAAGTGGGTCGTCGCGAGCAAGCTGCTGGGCGGGCACTCGATCCGCGTCAACGCCGGCAGCGGCGGGAGCTGGGACGAGCAGCGCGACCGCGCGGCCGACGGCCTGCACCGGCTCACCGAGTTCGCCCGCGGGGTCGGCATCAACGTCATCGTCGAGAACCACGGCGGGCTGTCGTCCAACGGCCAATGGCTCAGCGAAGTCATGGACCAGGTCGCGCTCCCCGAGGTCGGCACGCTGCCGGACTTCGGCAACTTCCGCATCGGCAACAACGACGAGTACGACAAGTACAAAGGCATGTACGAACTCATGCGCTATGCCAAGGCGGTCAGCGCGAAGTCGTGGAACTTCACCGGCGACGGCGCGCACGAGGCCTTCGACTTCCGCCGCATCATGCGGATCGTCCTCGCCGCCGGCTACCGCGGGTACGTCGGCATCGAGTACGAGGGCTCGAGCCACGGCAAGGTCGAGGGCGTGCGGCTGACGCAGCGGCTGCTCGAGGCCTGCCGGGACGAGATGAGCGCGTAG
- the lpdA gene encoding dihydrolipoyl dehydrogenase — protein MADKQSKTHFDLIVIGGGPAGYVGAIRAAQLGKSVACVERDALGGVCLNWGCIPTKALLAGAEFYSKLRHDADDWGINAENVGHNWEKVIARSRGVAGNLSKGIGFLFKKNKITHFDGHAFIPAAGKVQVFDKNDTEHKGGIKQELTAEKILIATGAVPRELPGTPFDGDKVIAAKEAMSLKDQPKKLLIVGSGAIGMEFAYFYNAFGTECTVVEMLDRVMPIEDADSSKQVQKAFKKQGIKILTGHITKSIEVTKKGIKAQIGKVDSDDKPETIEADKVLVAIGVRGRYDGLFDDSLGVELFKDHIKVDYRAEGSDYATSVKGIYAVGDVIGPPWLAHVASEEAIVAVERMFPPEDGHDVPDIDYASVPGCTYCHPQVASIGLTEQQCKDDGLDYEVGSFPFQASGKAQALGETAGFVKIIKDAKHGEILGCHMVGENVTELIAEMGLARRLEATAEEIIATMHAHPTLSEAVHEAALGTDGRMIHF, from the coding sequence ATGGCCGACAAGCAATCCAAGACCCACTTCGACCTCATCGTCATCGGCGGCGGCCCGGCGGGCTACGTCGGCGCGATCCGCGCGGCGCAGCTCGGCAAGTCTGTCGCCTGTGTCGAACGCGATGCGCTCGGCGGCGTCTGCCTCAACTGGGGCTGCATCCCGACCAAGGCCCTGCTCGCCGGCGCCGAGTTCTACAGCAAGCTCCGACACGACGCCGACGACTGGGGCATCAACGCCGAAAACGTCGGCCACAACTGGGAAAAAGTCATCGCCCGCTCACGCGGCGTCGCCGGCAACCTCTCCAAAGGCATCGGCTTCCTCTTTAAGAAAAACAAGATCACCCACTTCGACGGCCACGCGTTTATCCCCGCCGCCGGCAAGGTCCAGGTCTTCGATAAAAATGACACCGAACACAAGGGCGGCATCAAGCAGGAGCTCACCGCCGAGAAGATTTTGATCGCCACGGGCGCGGTGCCGCGTGAGCTGCCGGGCACGCCCTTCGACGGCGACAAGGTCATCGCCGCGAAGGAAGCGATGTCGCTCAAGGACCAGCCCAAGAAACTCCTCATCGTCGGCAGCGGCGCGATCGGCATGGAGTTCGCCTACTTCTACAACGCCTTTGGCACCGAATGCACCGTCGTCGAGATGCTCGACCGCGTCATGCCTATCGAAGACGCCGACAGCTCCAAGCAGGTGCAGAAGGCCTTCAAAAAACAGGGCATCAAGATTTTGACCGGCCACATCACCAAATCGATCGAGGTCACCAAAAAAGGCATCAAGGCACAGATCGGCAAGGTGGACAGCGACGACAAACCCGAGACGATCGAAGCCGACAAAGTCCTCGTCGCCATCGGCGTCCGGGGCCGGTACGACGGGCTGTTCGACGACTCTCTCGGCGTCGAACTCTTCAAAGACCACATCAAAGTCGACTACCGCGCAGAAGGCAGCGACTACGCCACCAGCGTCAAAGGCATCTACGCCGTCGGCGATGTCATCGGCCCGCCATGGCTCGCCCACGTCGCCAGCGAAGAAGCCATCGTCGCCGTCGAACGCATGTTCCCCCCGGAAGATGGGCACGATGTCCCCGATATCGACTACGCCTCCGTCCCGGGCTGCACCTACTGCCACCCCCAGGTCGCCTCCATCGGTCTCACCGAACAGCAGTGCAAAGACGACGGGCTCGATTACGAAGTCGGCTCGTTCCCCTTCCAGGCCTCCGGCAAAGCCCAGGCCCTCGGCGAGACCGCCGGGTTCGTCAAGATCATCAAAGACGCCAAGCACGGCGAGATCCTCGGCTGCCACATGGTCGGCGAAAACGTCACCGAACTCATCGCCGAGATGGGCCTGGCGCGCCGGCTCGAAGCGACGGCCGAAGAAATCATCGCCACCATGCACGCCCACCCCACCCTCAGCGAAGCCGTCCACGAAGCCGCCCTGGGCACCGACGGGCGGATGATCCACTTCTAA
- a CDS encoding AarF/UbiB family protein, whose protein sequence is MPIKNPITSTYRNTKRLAQVVGVLGRHGFSEVIEQLGLPGLIDKGLELVGRGPDEEHVKLPQAVRLRMVLEELGPTYIKMGQVLSTRPDLIAPELADEFAKLQSDCPMLPFEDIREQLVAELGEETLDTMFASIDETPLAAASMAQVHPAVLADGTEVVLKVLRPGIRKTIQSDMEVLGEFARFAEDYFSERGYSPSAVIAEFSAELHKELDLEHEARATRRLHRLFADDPGVSFPQVYPEASTKGVLCLERVHGRLLSRIDPAELDDATRRAVVEHGADAVFRMCLRHGFFHADPHPGNLFVLEGGRVCFIDCGMTGHIEQRTAEDLADLLQAVIDGDLDRTIRSVLSLADAEPALSMDRAFRLDVWAYISRFQVEHLSELDLASLLNEFFVLLRKWKVQCPADLVFLIKAITTIQGVGAAVDPTFDLIGHVRPHIVRLVKRRYSVRAAKKRLLGSMRGYVELAEDLPEEVRAIVAHLKRKDFTVSLEHKGLDRLTNTIEHASRNLALALILASMLLASAIFFAADNEQSSFGYLSIVGLISLLGCTGFGLVTLYAVYRRRK, encoded by the coding sequence ATGCCCATCAAGAACCCCATCACCTCCACCTACCGCAACACCAAGCGCCTCGCGCAGGTCGTCGGAGTCTTAGGCAGGCACGGGTTCTCCGAGGTAATCGAACAGCTCGGGCTGCCGGGGCTGATCGACAAGGGGCTCGAGCTGGTCGGACGCGGGCCGGACGAAGAACATGTAAAGCTGCCGCAGGCCGTCCGGCTTCGCATGGTGCTCGAAGAGCTCGGGCCGACGTACATCAAGATGGGGCAGGTCTTATCGACCCGGCCTGACCTGATCGCGCCGGAGCTGGCCGACGAGTTTGCCAAGCTGCAGAGCGACTGCCCGATGCTGCCGTTCGAGGACATCCGCGAGCAGCTCGTGGCGGAGCTGGGCGAAGAGACGCTCGACACGATGTTCGCGTCGATCGACGAGACCCCGCTCGCCGCGGCGTCGATGGCGCAGGTCCATCCCGCGGTGCTCGCCGACGGGACGGAGGTCGTGCTCAAAGTTCTGAGGCCGGGCATCCGCAAGACGATCCAGTCGGACATGGAGGTGCTCGGCGAGTTCGCGCGGTTTGCCGAGGACTACTTCTCCGAGCGCGGGTACAGCCCGTCGGCGGTGATCGCGGAGTTCTCGGCCGAGCTCCACAAAGAACTCGACCTCGAACACGAGGCCCGCGCGACGCGTCGGCTGCACCGCCTGTTCGCCGACGACCCGGGCGTGTCGTTCCCGCAGGTCTACCCCGAGGCATCGACCAAAGGCGTCCTGTGCCTCGAGCGTGTCCACGGCCGACTGCTCAGCCGGATCGACCCGGCCGAACTCGACGACGCAACCCGACGCGCGGTCGTTGAGCACGGCGCCGACGCGGTGTTCCGCATGTGCCTGCGTCACGGCTTCTTCCACGCCGACCCGCACCCGGGCAACCTGTTTGTCCTCGAAGGCGGCCGCGTCTGCTTCATCGACTGCGGCATGACGGGCCACATCGAGCAGCGCACCGCCGAGGACCTCGCCGACCTGTTGCAGGCCGTGATCGACGGCGACCTGGACCGCACGATCCGCAGCGTCCTTTCGCTCGCGGATGCCGAGCCGGCGCTGTCGATGGACCGCGCGTTCCGGCTCGACGTGTGGGCGTACATCTCGCGCTTCCAGGTCGAACACCTCAGCGAGCTCGACCTCGCGTCGCTGCTCAATGAGTTCTTCGTGCTGCTGCGCAAGTGGAAGGTGCAGTGCCCGGCCGACCTCGTCTTCCTCATCAAAGCGATCACGACGATCCAGGGCGTCGGCGCGGCGGTCGACCCGACCTTCGACCTCATCGGCCACGTCCGGCCCCACATCGTCCGCCTGGTCAAGCGGCGGTACTCCGTCCGCGCGGCGAAGAAGCGCCTGCTCGGCTCGATGCGCGGGTACGTCGAGCTGGCCGAGGACCTGCCCGAAGAGGTCCGCGCGATCGTCGCGCACCTCAAACGCAAAGACTTCACGGTCTCGCTCGAACACAAGGGGCTCGACCGGCTGACCAACACGATCGAGCACGCCAGCCGGAACCTCGCGCTCGCGCTGATCCTCGCGTCGATGCTGCTCGCCAGCGCTATCTTTTTCGCGGCCGACAACGAACAATCGAGCTTCGGCTACCTGTCCATCGTCGGGCTGATCTCGCTGCTGGGCTGCACGGGCTTTGGCCTGGTCACGCTCTACGCGGTATATCGCCGGCGGAAGTAG
- a CDS encoding TIGR00282 family metallophosphoesterase, whose protein sequence is MTLKIAILGDIVGVPGRQAAAAAVPDLREQHGVHLVLANAENAANGSGLTPELYRKLCAAGIDGFTLGDHAFRKQQIYPTLDAEPNIIRPVNLPAKARGRGVMTLDATDDDGRTHRVHVVTLIGQLFMSTMRGSDPYAAADRVVSDLKSKDPNAIVIAEIHAEATSEKVAMGWHLNGRAACVFGTHTHIPTADARLLPTPQDDESIPGKPWLGIGRTAYITDLGMTGPYDSVLGRRADRVVKHMTTSLPAAFDVAEGQGTARGVIVEVDPASGLAVGVESVTIPSQ, encoded by the coding sequence ATGACCCTCAAGATCGCGATCCTCGGCGACATCGTCGGCGTCCCGGGAAGGCAGGCCGCCGCCGCGGCCGTGCCCGACCTCCGCGAGCAGCACGGCGTCCACCTCGTCCTCGCCAACGCCGAGAACGCCGCCAACGGCAGCGGGCTCACGCCCGAGCTCTACCGCAAGCTCTGCGCCGCCGGCATCGACGGCTTCACGCTCGGCGACCACGCCTTCCGCAAGCAGCAGATCTACCCCACCCTCGACGCCGAGCCCAACATCATCCGCCCGGTCAACCTGCCCGCCAAAGCGCGCGGCAGGGGTGTCATGACACTCGACGCAACCGACGACGACGGCAGGACCCACCGCGTCCACGTCGTCACCCTCATCGGCCAGCTCTTCATGAGCACCATGCGAGGCAGCGACCCCTACGCCGCCGCCGACCGCGTCGTCAGCGACCTCAAATCCAAAGACCCAAACGCGATCGTCATCGCCGAGATCCACGCCGAGGCGACCAGCGAAAAAGTCGCGATGGGCTGGCACTTGAACGGCCGGGCCGCCTGCGTCTTCGGCACGCACACGCACATCCCCACCGCCGACGCCCGCCTCCTGCCCACCCCGCAGGACGACGAATCCATCCCCGGCAAGCCCTGGCTCGGCATCGGACGCACCGCCTACATCACCGACCTCGGCATGACCGGCCCGTACGACTCGGTCCTCGGCCGCCGCGCCGACCGCGTCGTCAAACACATGACCACCAGTCTGCCCGCCGCCTTCGACGTTGCCGAGGGTCAAGGCACGGCCCGCGGTGTCATCGTCGAAGTCGACCCCGCGAGCGGGTTGGCGGTGGGTGTTGAATCGGTGACCATCCCCAGCCAATGA
- a CDS encoding diguanylate cyclase gives MDQARAQDESLSHEPSEGVRPRPHRLDDAPLRSKVALMVIAGVMVGIGVDLAADYLGQLTIANREIPAALFGVLGFLLSASVLIMLGQWWIASPYDRLVEQIDRVAERRKMDDLSSLPLTRRDEAGRIARAMHRVTTIAIRDGRDARQLRKTLDLRVQKATQQATVELKRLTLRDPLTDLGNRRFLDQQLPRIVDATDTAGSDLTAVAIDLDGFKQVNDTRGHDAGDELLVLLAGLLKACTRHDDLCIRVGGDEFIILMPGCDTDRAIAVADSIRSLFKQQTRATLPQGPYTDLSIGVASINADPCDNGESMLKLADQRLYAAKRAGKGRTVAK, from the coding sequence ATGGATCAAGCCAGGGCACAAGATGAATCGCTGTCGCATGAGCCGTCGGAGGGCGTGCGCCCCCGGCCGCACCGGCTGGACGACGCGCCGCTGCGCTCGAAGGTCGCGCTCATGGTCATCGCCGGCGTCATGGTCGGCATCGGCGTCGACCTCGCCGCCGACTACCTCGGACAACTCACGATCGCGAACCGTGAAATCCCCGCCGCGTTGTTTGGTGTGCTGGGTTTTCTGTTGTCCGCATCGGTCCTCATCATGCTGGGCCAGTGGTGGATCGCCTCGCCCTACGACCGATTAGTTGAGCAGATCGACCGCGTCGCCGAGCGCCGCAAGATGGACGACCTCTCGTCGCTCCCACTGACCCGCCGCGACGAGGCGGGCCGGATCGCCCGCGCGATGCACCGCGTCACCACGATCGCGATCCGCGACGGCCGCGATGCGCGACAGCTGCGCAAGACCCTCGACCTTCGCGTCCAGAAGGCCACCCAGCAGGCCACCGTCGAGCTCAAACGCCTGACGCTTCGCGACCCGCTGACCGACCTGGGCAACCGACGGTTCCTCGACCAGCAGCTCCCGCGCATCGTCGATGCCACCGACACGGCCGGCAGTGACCTCACCGCCGTCGCCATCGACCTCGACGGCTTCAAGCAGGTCAACGACACGCGCGGCCACGACGCGGGCGACGAGTTGCTCGTCCTGCTCGCCGGGCTGCTCAAGGCCTGCACCCGGCACGACGACTTGTGCATCCGCGTCGGCGGGGACGAGTTCATCATCCTCATGCCCGGGTGCGACACCGACCGCGCGATCGCCGTCGCCGACTCCATCCGCTCGCTCTTCAAACAGCAGACCCGCGCGACCCTGCCCCAAGGGCCCTACACCGACCTCTCCATCGGCGTCGCGTCGATCAACGCCGACCCCTGCGACAACGGCGAGTCCATGCTCAAGCTCGCCGACCAACGCCTCTACGCCGCGAAACGCGCGGGCAAGGGCCGGACCGTCGCAAAGTAG